From Rubrivirga sp. SAORIC476, a single genomic window includes:
- a CDS encoding YaiO family outer membrane beta-barrel protein, translating into MRVLIAFVVVSLVASVEAQPRTVAVGAEVSSLSGPYADGQAASVRVTLPRRNGWLRVDASAEERFGDRALVYSAAAAQDLGSRWLIVGGAGSSTSGLAYPRLHADVGVGRKWGSRRQLLTTATVALQDARDVHRDLSAVGEVTLYGDGLVAQVGARATLSQPGDALGYGAHAAVTLGDPAARHAVVRLAAAHEAYLLVGPTPTDVGFRSGEASATWHQPVRGPWSATVSAGLYANPYYTRAGLRTGISRRF; encoded by the coding sequence ATGCGCGTCCTCATCGCTTTCGTCGTCGTTTCGCTGGTGGCCTCCGTCGAGGCCCAGCCGCGCACCGTCGCCGTCGGGGCCGAGGTCTCGTCGCTGAGCGGACCCTATGCCGACGGCCAGGCCGCCTCGGTGCGCGTGACGCTGCCCCGCCGAAACGGCTGGCTGCGCGTGGACGCGAGCGCCGAGGAGCGCTTCGGCGACCGAGCGCTCGTCTACAGCGCCGCGGCCGCGCAAGACCTGGGGTCGCGCTGGCTGATCGTCGGCGGGGCCGGGTCCAGCACGTCGGGCCTCGCCTACCCGCGCCTCCACGCCGACGTCGGAGTCGGGCGCAAGTGGGGCTCGCGGCGCCAGCTGCTGACGACGGCGACCGTGGCCCTCCAGGATGCTCGCGACGTCCACCGAGACCTGAGCGCCGTCGGCGAGGTGACCCTCTACGGCGACGGCCTCGTGGCCCAAGTCGGCGCGCGGGCCACGCTCAGCCAGCCCGGCGACGCACTCGGCTACGGCGCCCATGCCGCGGTGACGCTCGGCGACCCGGCCGCGCGCCACGCCGTCGTGCGTCTCGCGGCGGCCCACGAGGCCTACCTGCTCGTCGGCCCGACGCCGACCGACGTGGGCTTCCGCAGCGGCGAGGCCTCAGCCACGTGGCACCAGCCGGTGCGCGGCCCCTGGAGCGCGACCGTGAGCGCGGGCCTCTACGCCAACCCGTACTACACCCGCGCCGGCCTCCGCACCGGCATCTCCCGGAGGTTCTGA
- a CDS encoding CARDB domain-containing protein, producing MRPAFSRPARAPYRSGASTYALEHRAFARLDRRARTLAEAAVLTITVTAAWVLALPAVARLWGHTLVVLAAGLDAPAETVLRVHDVWGLEVAVPYWSMAFALPSTLLLFGVGLGSLALFLATGFLAERWRPGVYLARAVLLVQLSAVVYFALWPEHFPYTLADYLHGMMATGLAITTATPLVLGLTFYVQDLSRSQKVALTALAMGYSVVLVPLQYALHGIALASGTALWMPTVYLFLGVPLHVFALVSLYAWGMSWEGRLPALGVPAPAAPAPPGPEDDASPPASDPAPSIHTTTPSMTSPLLTAPRWLAVLAVALLLGTTAHAQTALSLRQGFEGKVGYTSASGTFRTQSNANNQCTVGTTSTLNLTGIPTGATIRSAVLYWAGSGRTPDGTVLLDGATVTDAAPLTDLYVYDATYTMYFFQGSADITAAVASKRNAAYQLGGLTVSTGNITTSTPQEPYCATATVLKAWSIHVVYEDASMTRRSRVNLYDGFQVRLDQPFSATIDQFETPTANNSSINYVIWEGDPNQGTGETVSFAADTTTPVVLDNTDPFNQLPRATSGTEGSAIYSVDLDAYAISGGLPVGTTSGTFSARAASNDLVIVSSSVLQMHSLASDLEVTLSTTDATPGLMGETVLYVDVANLGPDASAAIATAVTIPAGYVLVATDAPVGTSYDAATGIWTAPSGLAVGASTQLALTLRAETEDPVTASASATATNRVEDDLTNNIDTLGFDAAPEVDLSVQVSVDDDAALPGETVTFTVAVTNDGPTDATGVDLLGTIAGDLTVTGLSVTNGSYDAATGAWTLGDLASGETAYATVTATVTGPTPGSLTAEVTATNEPDVDSTPNNAEAGEDDQDAATVTPAVADLALALDVSDPAPAVGDIVTFSVTVSNEEGIDASDVRVSFPVYDSALLTVVGSSPEVGAWDGTIWTVGDLAVGESRTLTVQVQLLQDLTGYTALAEVSHADQTDVDSDPNNGITSEDDYASASASTGGASTAGEGGLESNGSMAQALASVLYGRRQQTAARGDAGLPAPRLVPLAEARRSQARLSSSALALAVPSFGPSESIAVEVSPTDLLPVTNALDVVAADYLRADGRRVGAIFATATAPGEVYEHTKPVCDRLRGGVLDGVERVSVAGQPFVLTRLTQADGSVDYAISFVVYRTGDQRVVDSRFLLHEYDTAAMADAEVLNFQAWGPSREYAAALVAATLAELSGEGPLRFRNQGAQAPELPTVFVRTGRYEDGHLVLDLYNAAGATSLRLTGGTMTRAEGAAPVPFTQTVAVPGGSPDEPFVTVAVETGALFDAAFFVETDQSAAPDRLYLADGTWGVALDPTSEAARLDAFEVAPETGTPLDGVRRVERAVRVAGQMDSFATLYRTLAPGGGALDLSPYSYVEFEAAGSGEVQVLLQQASIATSDHFGATVRLTPEPTRHRIYFEDLHLADGTRGFDGTDVVTLSLTARTAGASAFDLAVQDVRFGGAEGDAEAAAAEVALLTPVPNPFGASARLRFDLATAGPATLRVYDVLGREVARPVDGELAAGRHTVAIDGTGLAAGVYVVRLDADGRTLTQRMTRVR from the coding sequence ATGCGGCCAGCCTTCTCCCGTCCGGCGCGTGCGCCCTATCGCTCCGGCGCGTCGACGTACGCGCTGGAGCACCGGGCCTTTGCTCGGCTCGACCGCCGCGCTCGCACGCTGGCCGAGGCGGCCGTGCTCACGATCACGGTGACGGCCGCCTGGGTGCTGGCTCTGCCTGCCGTCGCCCGCCTCTGGGGCCACACCCTCGTGGTGCTCGCCGCCGGCCTGGACGCCCCCGCCGAGACGGTCCTCCGCGTCCACGACGTGTGGGGGCTGGAGGTGGCGGTGCCCTACTGGTCGATGGCCTTCGCCCTGCCGAGCACGCTGCTGCTGTTCGGGGTGGGCCTGGGGAGCCTGGCGCTGTTCCTGGCGACCGGGTTCCTGGCCGAGCGGTGGCGGCCGGGTGTCTACCTCGCGCGCGCGGTGCTGCTGGTCCAGCTCTCGGCGGTGGTCTACTTCGCCCTCTGGCCGGAGCACTTCCCCTACACCCTCGCCGACTACCTCCACGGCATGATGGCGACCGGCCTCGCCATCACGACCGCGACCCCGCTGGTGCTCGGGCTGACGTTCTACGTCCAGGATCTGAGCCGCTCCCAGAAGGTGGCCCTGACGGCTCTCGCGATGGGCTACTCGGTGGTCCTCGTCCCGCTCCAGTACGCCCTCCACGGGATCGCCCTCGCCAGCGGCACGGCGCTCTGGATGCCGACGGTCTACCTCTTCCTGGGCGTACCGCTGCACGTGTTCGCCCTGGTCTCGCTCTATGCCTGGGGCATGAGCTGGGAGGGGCGCCTTCCGGCCCTCGGCGTGCCGGCCCCCGCCGCTCCGGCCCCGCCCGGCCCCGAGGACGACGCCTCCCCCCCTGCTTCCGACCCCGCTCCTTCGATTCACACCACCACACCCTCCATGACCTCGCCTCTTCTGACGGCACCCCGGTGGCTCGCCGTCCTCGCCGTCGCCCTGCTCCTGGGCACCACCGCCCACGCCCAGACCGCGCTGTCCCTGCGCCAGGGCTTCGAGGGCAAGGTGGGCTACACGTCCGCCTCGGGCACCTTCCGGACCCAGTCGAACGCCAACAACCAGTGCACCGTCGGGACCACCTCGACGCTGAACCTGACGGGCATCCCGACCGGCGCCACGATCCGCTCGGCGGTCCTGTACTGGGCCGGCTCGGGCCGGACGCCCGACGGCACCGTCCTGCTGGACGGCGCGACGGTCACCGACGCGGCCCCGCTCACGGACCTCTACGTGTACGACGCCACGTACACGATGTACTTCTTCCAGGGCTCCGCCGACATCACGGCGGCCGTCGCGAGCAAGCGCAACGCGGCGTACCAACTCGGCGGGCTCACCGTCTCGACGGGCAACATCACCACGAGCACGCCTCAGGAGCCCTACTGCGCCACGGCCACCGTGCTCAAGGCCTGGTCCATCCACGTGGTCTACGAGGACGCCTCGATGACCCGCCGCAGCCGCGTCAACCTGTACGACGGCTTCCAGGTACGCCTCGACCAGCCGTTCTCGGCCACCATCGACCAGTTCGAGACGCCGACGGCCAACAACTCCTCGATCAACTACGTGATCTGGGAGGGCGACCCCAACCAGGGCACGGGAGAGACCGTCTCCTTCGCGGCTGACACTACCACGCCGGTCGTGCTCGACAACACGGACCCGTTCAACCAGCTCCCGCGCGCGACGTCGGGGACGGAGGGCAGCGCCATCTACAGCGTCGACCTGGACGCGTACGCCATCTCGGGCGGCCTGCCCGTGGGGACCACCTCGGGCACCTTCTCGGCCCGGGCAGCCTCCAACGACCTGGTGATCGTGTCCTCGAGCGTGCTCCAGATGCACAGCCTCGCCTCGGACCTGGAGGTGACGCTCTCGACGACCGACGCCACGCCCGGCCTGATGGGCGAGACGGTCCTCTACGTGGACGTCGCCAACCTCGGGCCCGACGCTTCGGCGGCCATCGCGACCGCCGTGACGATCCCGGCGGGCTACGTCCTCGTCGCCACCGACGCCCCGGTCGGCACCAGCTACGACGCCGCTACGGGCATCTGGACGGCCCCCTCCGGGCTGGCCGTCGGGGCCAGCACGCAGCTCGCGCTGACGCTCCGCGCCGAGACCGAGGACCCGGTGACCGCCTCCGCCTCCGCGACGGCGACCAACCGCGTCGAGGATGACCTGACCAACAACATCGACACGCTCGGCTTCGATGCCGCCCCCGAGGTGGACCTTTCGGTCCAGGTCTCGGTGGACGACGACGCGGCCCTCCCGGGCGAGACGGTCACCTTCACCGTCGCCGTCACCAACGACGGCCCGACCGACGCCACCGGCGTCGACCTCCTGGGCACGATCGCGGGCGACCTCACCGTGACCGGCCTCTCGGTCACGAACGGCAGCTACGACGCCGCGACCGGAGCCTGGACGCTGGGTGACCTCGCCTCGGGCGAGACCGCCTACGCGACCGTCACCGCGACCGTCACCGGCCCGACGCCAGGCAGCCTCACGGCAGAGGTCACGGCCACGAACGAGCCCGACGTCGACTCGACCCCCAACAACGCCGAGGCGGGCGAGGACGATCAGGACGCCGCCACCGTCACTCCGGCCGTCGCCGACCTCGCGCTGGCGCTCGACGTGAGCGACCCCGCGCCGGCCGTGGGCGACATCGTGACGTTCTCCGTCACGGTCTCCAACGAGGAAGGGATCGACGCGTCCGACGTCCGGGTGTCCTTCCCGGTCTACGACAGCGCCCTGCTGACCGTCGTCGGCTCCAGCCCGGAGGTCGGAGCCTGGGACGGCACCATCTGGACCGTGGGCGACCTCGCCGTCGGCGAGTCCCGGACGCTGACCGTCCAGGTGCAGCTGCTCCAGGACCTGACCGGCTACACCGCGCTCGCCGAGGTGTCGCACGCCGACCAGACGGACGTGGACTCGGACCCCAACAACGGCATCACGAGCGAGGACGACTACGCCTCGGCCTCGGCCTCTACGGGCGGCGCCTCGACGGCCGGGGAGGGCGGCCTCGAGTCCAACGGCTCGATGGCGCAGGCCCTCGCGAGCGTGCTCTACGGCCGTCGCCAGCAGACCGCCGCGCGGGGCGACGCCGGGCTCCCGGCCCCCCGCCTGGTCCCGCTCGCCGAGGCCCGCCGCAGCCAGGCCCGCCTCTCCAGCAGCGCGCTCGCACTGGCCGTTCCCTCCTTCGGCCCCAGCGAGAGCATCGCCGTCGAGGTCTCCCCGACCGACCTGCTGCCGGTCACCAACGCCCTCGACGTGGTCGCGGCCGACTACCTCCGCGCCGACGGCCGTCGGGTCGGGGCCATCTTCGCGACGGCGACGGCGCCGGGCGAGGTCTACGAGCACACCAAGCCCGTCTGCGATCGCCTCCGCGGCGGCGTGCTCGACGGCGTCGAGCGCGTCTCGGTCGCCGGGCAGCCCTTCGTGCTGACGCGCCTGACGCAGGCCGACGGCTCGGTGGACTACGCCATCAGCTTCGTCGTCTACCGGACCGGGGACCAGCGCGTCGTGGACAGCCGCTTCCTGCTCCACGAGTACGACACGGCCGCCATGGCCGATGCCGAGGTGCTCAACTTCCAGGCCTGGGGCCCGTCGCGCGAGTACGCTGCGGCGCTCGTCGCGGCCACGCTCGCCGAGCTCTCCGGTGAGGGCCCGCTGCGGTTCCGCAACCAGGGCGCGCAGGCTCCCGAGCTGCCCACCGTGTTCGTCCGCACGGGACGATACGAGGATGGGCACCTGGTGCTCGACCTCTACAACGCGGCCGGAGCGACCAGCCTCCGCCTGACCGGCGGCACGATGACGCGCGCCGAGGGCGCCGCCCCGGTACCCTTCACGCAGACCGTCGCGGTGCCCGGCGGCTCGCCGGACGAGCCCTTCGTGACGGTCGCCGTCGAGACCGGCGCGCTGTTCGATGCCGCCTTCTTCGTGGAGACGGACCAGAGCGCGGCCCCGGACCGGCTCTACCTGGCCGACGGCACCTGGGGCGTGGCCCTGGACCCGACCTCCGAGGCGGCCCGCCTCGACGCCTTCGAGGTGGCCCCCGAGACCGGCACGCCGCTCGACGGCGTCCGCCGCGTCGAGCGCGCCGTCCGCGTGGCCGGCCAGATGGACTCCTTCGCGACGCTCTACCGGACGCTCGCTCCGGGCGGCGGCGCGCTCGACCTCTCGCCCTACTCGTACGTCGAGTTCGAGGCCGCGGGCTCGGGCGAGGTGCAGGTGCTCCTCCAGCAGGCCTCCATCGCCACGTCCGATCACTTCGGCGCGACGGTGCGCCTGACGCCGGAGCCCACGCGGCACCGGATCTACTTCGAAGACCTCCACCTCGCCGACGGCACGCGCGGCTTCGACGGCACCGACGTGGTGACGCTGTCGCTGACGGCGCGCACGGCCGGGGCGAGCGCCTTCGACCTCGCCGTGCAGGATGTCCGCTTCGGAGGTGCCGAGGGCGACGCCGAGGCGGCCGCGGCCGAGGTGGCGCTGCTCACGCCGGTCCCGAACCCGTTCGGGGCCTCGGCGCGACTCCGCTTCGACCTCGCCACGGCGGGCCCCGCGACGCTGCGCGTCTACGACGTGCTCGGCCGCGAGGTCGCGCGCCCGGTCGACGGCGAACTCGCCGCAGGCCGCCACACGGTGGCGATCGACGGCACCGGGCTGGCAGCCGGCGTCTACGTGGTCCGCCTCGACGCCGACGGCCGCACGCTCACCCAGCGGATGACGCGCGTCCGCTGA